The following is a genomic window from Fusarium verticillioides 7600 chromosome 5, whole genome shotgun sequence.
GCTATCAAGGTAGTCAAGGAAGTTCGGTACCAGTGCCAAACGCAAGAGAAGACGGCGCCTATGGGTCGGAGAAGTTGTGGACCAAGTCAAGAATGCTTTGCTACAACTCTCCACAGCAGCCGCGCAATCAGATAGATCAGCGCCCTGGAAATACCCTCCTTCAAAGGACTGATGTCGTGAAGTATCATCCTCTCTTAAAACTGGAGAATCGTTGATAAGCAGGGGAACACGATAACCTTGTGATCCATTGCGAATCACAGGCTGGTCAATAGTTGAGTCTGCCATTGTTTCTGAAAGAGCTTCAGTGGAATTTACGACATCCGGAAGGCGATATCGGAAACTGAGTATCATTTTGGCGAAATATCGTATTACTTGTAGTATGGACTAACAGAAGGTTTCCGGGAACACGTCAAGCAACAATAATTCGTAGCCTCGGGCGCGGATGCGCCAATCAGTATAGTCCGGCGTTAGGGGCAACGTCGGATGCCCGCCTATTCTCCAGGCGATTGGCTAGACACCGGATTATCACCTGTCAAACGCATACTAAAGTCGGTAGTGAGGTCCCGTTGCTCTGTTTAGGACCAGCCCATCCGAAAGTCTAACATTGTGAGACGTGATGCACCATCAGAAAGTGACTGAGGGTTACGCAAGAGGTTGAGCGACAAAAGAAAGTAGGCGGCGGGATCGGAGTTGTGGCAGGCGGCTAGTGCCATGTACATCGGGCTCCATTGCGGCTTGTATGGTTAGAGATAATGAAATCTTGATTGCAAAGAAGGTCCTGAACTGGTGCCAGAGCTTGGCCAACTAAAGAGAGGCTATTCTCATATTCACATACAAAGATTGACAAGATACTCAATCGTACCAAGAGCACCAAGAGCATAACCTTACTTTAACATCTTACTCTTGGTTAATCCCAAGATATATCTTACTCAAATGAACGATTGTTTTATTTGGGAGCCTATATTATTGCTGCCTCCATTCCCTCATGATACATGCGCAAACAAGACTACCTAGCTTCTCATTCAGAGACATaagtctcaacatcaactccCGCCACGCGGTAAAAGCCCAAAGCCCTTAGCATCGGCTTGTCATCAAACCTATAGAGATAAACCTTACTGTTGTCGTCTGCATGATGCTGATACTTGTGCCAAGTGGGGATGCAAAACGTATCACCCTGCTTCCATTGAAGGACTTTGTCTCCGACTTGAGTGGAACCGGAACCTTCAATGACATGGTACACAGCAGAGCTTGTCTCTTGGATCTCGGGCGACTTGGCACCTGGGTTAAGTCTCTCAGCTGAGGCGCCAATGATACGACCAACTGTGTGATGATGTTAGCTGAAGCCCAAGGGTCGTCAATGTCAGCACTTACTCTCAGCTCCACTAGGCTTCAGATACGGCTCCGAGACCCATTCGTCTGGGCTGGCATCTAGCTTGGGCTGCATCTTGCTCCATGGGTAGACAATATCGGACTCTTCGAAATCTTCAGCTGGGTATCGCGCAGCTGTATGATGCTCGACGAAATGAACAGGGAAGTGGATGAAGCTGGGgaggtcaagaccatcaagcCAGATGACGGGTTTATCATCTccaccctcctcatcagcgCCCTTCTTTCCGTGATCATGCCAGTTCCAGGTGGGAGTGACAATGACATCACGAGGCTTCATAGGCACTCTCTTGCCATGAACTGCAGTGAAGCCGCCAGTGCCTTCGATGATAAACCTGCAAGCGAAGGCAGTGTGTCTGTGCGCAGGTGCTGTTTCCTTGGGCTGCACCAGCTGAAGTCCAGCATACAGGGTATCAGTTGTGTATGGTGCGGCTAAGCCAAAAAGATCAGTACAAACTCCGGGGGCGGGGAAATGTGCTGCTCGGCTCACCTCTTGCAGGGTTCCCAAGCATCAGGACGCGACGCTCAGCTTGCTTCTCAGTGATAAGCTGACCAGCCTTGAGCAAGTatggcttgatcttgtcatATGACCAGACATAGGGAATGGTTTGAGGATTGGGTGCTGGAGGGTTCAGGCGTGTCATCTGAGCCCAGAGAGGAGCAGTGTTGGTACTTTTGAGggcttcaacaagctcctcagatGTGTTAAGTGACTTGGCAGGAGTGACGTCGCCAATGGCCTGACCATTGCCGGATGCTGTGACTGCAGAAGGCGCCATTTTGATTAATGTCTTGGATATATATGAGGTTGAGTGAAGTTCAGTTGATGGTAATTGTGACAGGCTGCTGGGGATTGCGTCTATCAATCTGTGGCTTTGAATTTGACCCCTTGATGACCTTACCTATTGTATCGTAAATATACTTCAGAAAGATTGATGTGATTATCAATCAATGATTGCCAAGGTAACAAGCTTTATTGCTGGTAAATCGGCAGATGCTGCGGTGTCATAGTCTTCGGGGCACTATCGGGAAACGTTCCCGCGACACCCGCCCCTCAGGTTACCGAACACAGCACAAAACTACATAATTCGTCTGTGCATTGCTGACAATTTACTTACAAGTACATCATTCGAGGAGCAGGCAGTTTCAAGAGTCCAAAAGATACATGTGAccaaaacaacaatggccaagaacaagattaCTCAGCCGGTACGTGTATACTCGCCCTCCACTGAAACGAGTCAATGTCTCACTCCAATAGGCTACGGCATATCCTTCACGATCCGTTAATCTTCTGGAGAGACTCCATCAAACTGCCGAGCATGCTAACGGCAATGGCCATCTTCCCGACCctcaagtcaagcttcagatCTTGATTGTCGGTGCAGGACTTGGGGGCTTAGCCACTGCTGTTGCGCTTGCTCGCAAGGGCCACGAGGTTACGGTCTTGGAGCAGGCAGCTACCCTGGGTGAGGTATGTAGTTATCCATAATGCAATACTCTGACTGTTGATCGACGTGTATGCTCTAGGTTGGTGCTGGTATCCAAATCCCTTCGAATTCTGGCAGATTGCTACTTAAGTGGGGTCTCGGTCCATATATCGAGCAATATGCCGTGAAGCCAGACAGCATGACGTTTCGAAGATGGGCGAACGGCGATCCGATTGCATATACAAGACTCtccccagactttgaagacAGATACGGCGCACCTTATTATGTCATACATCGTGCAGACTTTCATCGCGCCCTTTGTCGACGAGCAGAAGACCTTGGAGTAAAGATTGTGACAGACAGCAGGGTCATCGACTACGACGAGTCAATTCCTTCCGCAAAGACTTATGATGGTCGTGAATACCGTGCCGATCTGGTCATCGCGGCAGACGGCGTCAAGTCACAAGCTCGATCAGTTGTTCTCGGTGGCTCAGACCTGCCGCCGCAAAAGACTGGTTTTGCGGCTTATCGCGCTACAGTAAACAcagaggagatgaagcagGATGAAGACACAGCCTGGTTACTCGAGAAGCCTGGGATCAACATCTGGTACGTGTGACATGT
Proteins encoded in this region:
- a CDS encoding gentisate 1,2-dioxygenase encodes the protein MAPSAVTASGNGQAIGDVTPAKSLNTSEELVEALKSTNTAPLWAQMTRLNPPAPNPQTIPYVWSYDKIKPYLLKAGQLITEKQAERRVLMLGNPARAAPYTTDTLYAGLQLVQPKETAPAHRHTAFACRFIIEGTGGFTAVHGKRVPMKPRDVIVTPTWNWHDHGKKGADEEGGDDKPVIWLDGLDLPSFIHFPVHFVEHHTAARYPAEDFEESDIVYPWSKMQPKLDASPDEWVSEPYLKPSGAEIGRIIGASAERLNPGAKSPEIQETSSAVYHVIEGSGSTQVGDKVLQWKQGDTFCIPTWHKYQHHADDNSKVYLYRFDDKPMLRALGFYRVAGVDVETYVSE
- a CDS encoding salicylate hydroxylase, with the protein product MAKNKITQPATAYPSRSVNLLERLHQTAEHANGNGHLPDPQVKLQILIVGAGLGGLATAVALARKGHEVTVLEQAATLGEVGAGIQIPSNSGRLLLKWGLGPYIEQYAVKPDSMTFRRWANGDPIAYTRLSPDFEDRYGAPYYVIHRADFHRALCRRAEDLGVKIVTDSRVIDYDESIPSAKTYDGREYRADLVIAADGVKSQARSVVLGGSDLPPQKTGFAAYRATVNTEEMKQDEDTAWLLEKPGINIWYVIGEDRHVMTYCIAGGNSFNMVLSHVDHSSPSTWNAENAIRDMQDSFKDWDPKLFKVIKMIKSTLKWPLMSGSRLQTWISRSQKLLILGDAAHAMVPYMSQGAAMAVEDGAALATAISKIKHKDQIATALRVFEKERMSRSYGMQSASLVNGKLWHFPDGPLQQARDLGMRAEVEGRPFVESTNQWSDPVTQIWAYGYDAEDAIEELWQSEGV